A portion of the Callithrix jacchus isolate 240 chromosome 13, calJac240_pri, whole genome shotgun sequence genome contains these proteins:
- the LOC118146726 gene encoding uncharacterized protein LOC118146726, translating into MSTLEHVYTGTHLHGSTSTQGHVYTGARLHWGTSTLWHISMGACLHWSRSTLGHVYMGAHLHGSTSTLGHVYTGARLRRSTSTPEHVYTGARLHWSMSTLEHVYTGAHLHWSMSTLENIYMGACLHWSTSTLEHIYIEAHLHGSTSTLENIYTEARLHCSTSTREHVYTGAHLHGSTSTLKHVDTGACLHDSTSTGEHVYTGAHLHCKEG; encoded by the coding sequence ATGTCTACACTGGAGCACGTCTACACTGGGACACATCTACATGGAAGCACATCTACACAGGGACATGTCTACACTGGAGCACGTCTACACTGGGGAACGTCTACACTGTGGCACATCTCCATGGGAGCATGTCTACACTGGAGCAGGTCTACACTGGGGCACGTCTACATGGGAGCACATCTCCATGGGAGCACGTCTACACTGGGGCATGTCTACACTGGGGCACGTCTACGTAGGAGCACATCTACACCGGAGCACGTCTACACGGGAGCACGTCTACACTGGAGCATGTCTACACTGGAGCACGTCTACACAGGAGCACATCTACACTGGAGCATGTCTACACTGGAGAACATCTACATGGGAGCATGTCTACACTGGAGCACGTCTACACTAGAGCACATCTACATTGAGGCACATCTACACGGGAGCACATCTACACTGGAGAACATCTATACGGAAGCACGTCTACACTGTAGCACATCTACACGGGAGCATGTCTACACTGGGGCGCATCTACACGGGAGCACGTCTACACTGAAGCACGTCGACACTGGAGCATGTCTACATGACAGCACGTCTACAGGGGAGCACGTCTACACGGGAGCACATCTACACTGCAAGGAAGGCTGA